Genomic window (bacterium):
TGCGTTCAGGGATGTCCTGTAAACGTAAATATTCCGGGATTTATTTCTGAAATCAAAAAAAACCATATTGAAGCGGCGGGAAAAATTATAAGACAGACAAACTCCCTGCCGTCAGTTTGCGGACGTGTTTGTCCTCAGGAAAAACAATGCGAGGGCGCGTGCGTTCTTGGAATAAAAGGCGAACCTGTTGCGATTGGCGCTCTTGAAAGATATACGGGAGACAAAACCCGTGCAGAAATACCTGAAATCAGTCATACAAACAAAAAAATTGCCATTGTCGGTTCAGGATGCGCGGGAATGAGTGCCGCTGCCGATCTGGCAAAAGACGGGCACAGCGTAACAATATTTGAAGCACTTCACTCAACGGGCGGAGTACTTAGATACGGAATTCCGGAATTCAGACTTCCCAGAAAAGTTCTTGACAGAGAAATCGAATACCTTAAAAAGCTTGGTGTTGAATTCAAAACGAATGTCGTCATAGGCAAATCCCTGACTATCAGCGATTTATTTGATGAAGGATTTAAAGCAATTTTTATATGCAGCGGTGCAGGACTGCCGATGCTTTTAAATATTAAAGGTGAAAGCCTGAACAGTGTTTATTCAGCAAATGAATTTCTTACCAGAGTCAACCTGATGAACGCTAATCAGGAAGACTACCATACTCCAATAAGAATAGGCAAAAAAGTTGCGGTAATAGGCGGCGGAAATACAGCGATGGATTCGGCTCGAACTGCAAAAAGAATCGGATTTGACGAAGTTACTATTGTATACAGACGTTCAGAGTCGGAGCTTCCTGCAAGACTCGCAGAAATTGAACATGCTAAAGAAGAAGGCGTGAAATTCATGCTGCTTCACTCACCTGTCGAAATTTCAGGCGAAAACGGTTATGTAAGCGGGTTAAAGCTTCAAGTTATGGAGTTAGGCGAGCCTGACGCGTCAGGGAGAAGAAAACCTATTCCTATCGAAGGAGATATTGTTGATATGGAAGTTGATACAGTAATTGTTGCCTTAGGGACAAGCCCTAATCCTATAATCCAGCGTTCTGTCGTCGAAGAAGGCATTGACATGGAGATAAACCACAGAGGTTATATAGTTACAAATCCTGAAACAAGCGAAACTTCGATTAAAGGAGTTTGGGCAGGCGGTGATATTTCTCCTGCCGGCACATCAAATGCTATTAATGCAATGGGTGCAGGCAAAAAAGCAGCCGCTTCCATCAACGAATACTTAAAGCAAATTAATTAAGCCTGTTTCTGTTGTTCAGGAGCAGACGCATTTTGCTTTTTCAACTGCCAGTAATCCGCAATGAGCGAAAGCCTTGAGTCTTGCTGCTGCGGTATATATTTTTTGATTACATCTTTTGGAATATTTGCATGATGAAGAGTTCTTATAAGCTCGCTGACTTTTATATAGGAAGGAGCGTAATGATCTCCGTCATCAGTATCGTTGTATTTGAAATATCTTTCCCCGTTTTTGTCCTGAACAACACCTGTTAAAAGGATTTCATGCCCTCCCATGCTGGGCGGGTTCTGTTCATCAATAGGAATAATATTTCCTTTTTCATCTTTGTTGATAAAATTTCCTTTTTCGTCTTTTGGAACAATATTTCCTTTGTCATCTCTGTATAAAAGAGTTCCTTTTTCATCAACATCAGTAAGATAACCCACCATGATGTTTTTACCGCGGCTTAATGTTTCTATAAGCTGAGCTTCGGTTGTTTTTGGATCAAAATTATATTTATTGATTTTTGTCATGTTTTCATCTAAATCCACATAGGTTACAGAATCTTTTCCACCTTCATAGTCAACTATTGACTCCATAAAAGCGCCTTCTTCCTGATTAAGCCCTCTGCCATTGCCGGTATCCTCGGAACGGAGGTCGGTTAGAGAGTTATAAGTTTTCTCGCTGCCTTCCTGCATAAAAGTTGACTGAAGCAAAGCATCAACAACAGAGCGTGAGTCTTTTGCCCTGCCGTATTCCTGAATAATTGCTCTCGGATAAGCATTTTCATCGGGGTGTAAAGTGACTTCAATATTATCCGCGTTTAATTTTTTGTAATCGATTTTCCAATCCTGCAATTTTGAAACGGCAGCAGGTAAATCATCCGCTATATTGGAAAATTTGATTTTTGTTTTAACACATTTATCCGGGCTGGTTAGTCTTTCCACATAACGGGCAAACTCAGCAGGTTTTTTGTCTGCTAAATCAAATTCCATGCTTGCAGCAGGGCATGTATGCCCCTTGCTAAAGTTTATTTCTTGGGCTAACTGGATTAAAGAATCATTTTCTGCTTGATATTTTGCTATTTGCGGTATTAATTGCAATGCTTTTTGCGGCTCTTTTGCGGCTTTAGTCTGCATATCCAAAAGTTTTTGAGCATTAGCATCTAAAATATCAGTCAAAGTTGCATTTGAAGAGACAGAAACACCTGCTTTTTCAGCCAACGCAATAGCCCCTTCTTTTATAGATTCAATCGGTGTAATTGTTTTAAGTATTTCTTTTTTTTCAAATTGCGGCTGAGGGTGTTTCTTTTCTTCTTCAAGTTTTTGCTGAACACGTGTATTTTCTTCGTTAATAAGTTGAGGAACTACTGCTTCGGGTATTTTACCGAAATCCTGAGTAATTATATAAGGATCAGCAAGAGTT
Coding sequences:
- the gltA gene encoding NADPH-dependent glutamate synthase, which codes for MTNNKKTRQIPHSLDPDYRNKNFEEVENNFRDEQAQAEAQRCLECKKPKCVQGCPVNVNIPGFISEIKKNHIEAAGKIIRQTNSLPSVCGRVCPQEKQCEGACVLGIKGEPVAIGALERYTGDKTRAEIPEISHTNKKIAIVGSGCAGMSAAADLAKDGHSVTIFEALHSTGGVLRYGIPEFRLPRKVLDREIEYLKKLGVEFKTNVVIGKSLTISDLFDEGFKAIFICSGAGLPMLLNIKGESLNSVYSANEFLTRVNLMNANQEDYHTPIRIGKKVAVIGGGNTAMDSARTAKRIGFDEVTIVYRRSESELPARLAEIEHAKEEGVKFMLLHSPVEISGENGYVSGLKLQVMELGEPDASGRRKPIPIEGDIVDMEVDTVIVALGTSPNPIIQRSVVEEGIDMEINHRGYIVTNPETSETSIKGVWAGGDISPAGTSNAINAMGAGKKAAASINEYLKQIN